The Metabacillus sediminilitoris genome window below encodes:
- a CDS encoding PhnD/SsuA/transferrin family substrate-binding protein, producing MKKALLLIMFLLIAAISAACSAGGEKTAAGGEKAAGGSGDDTLTIAWYPNESGADLKDARDEIGRVIEEATGKKVEHKTTTDYIIAIEALATGNADLAFMGAQGYIEANAKNDKVQPLVVPSGASGTLEDAVYHSWLAVKKGNEDAYKNGDEYSIDNIVDKKFSFVSNSSTSGFKVPSDGIVSHFSEKDEYKDLTPEDLLEGGKFFSEVLYGGSHQGSAVNLLSDKADVAAFCDTCVSNYVELADGEANTPGATYKVKADAAEPFNTVPGAEFNIISVTPVLNAPFAVNTETVSEEDKQALIDAFTSDEMANNDKVFVPEDATGLFTKSDKERFLEVEDAWFDPIRELSK from the coding sequence ATGAAAAAAGCTCTCTTATTGATTATGTTTTTACTTATTGCAGCAATTTCCGCAGCATGTTCAGCTGGTGGTGAGAAGACAGCAGCCGGCGGGGAAAAGGCAGCTGGTGGAAGTGGTGACGATACTCTTACTATTGCTTGGTACCCAAATGAATCTGGAGCAGATTTGAAAGATGCTCGTGATGAAATTGGTAGAGTTATTGAGGAAGCAACAGGGAAAAAAGTAGAGCATAAAACAACGACAGATTATATTATTGCGATTGAAGCATTAGCAACAGGTAACGCTGATTTAGCCTTTATGGGTGCGCAAGGTTATATTGAAGCAAATGCTAAGAATGATAAAGTTCAACCATTAGTTGTTCCAAGTGGTGCTTCAGGAACATTAGAGGACGCTGTTTATCATAGCTGGTTAGCAGTTAAAAAAGGAAATGAAGATGCTTATAAAAATGGCGATGAGTATTCTATTGATAACATTGTAGATAAAAAGTTTTCTTTCGTATCTAACAGTTCAACTTCTGGATTTAAAGTTCCTTCAGATGGAATCGTTTCTCACTTTAGTGAAAAAGATGAGTACAAGGATTTAACACCAGAAGACCTTCTTGAGGGTGGGAAATTCTTTAGTGAAGTTCTTTATGGGGGATCACATCAAGGTTCAGCAGTTAACTTATTGTCAGATAAAGCCGATGTTGCAGCATTCTGTGATACTTGTGTAAGCAACTATGTAGAATTAGCAGATGGGGAAGCAAATACGCCGGGAGCAACTTATAAAGTTAAAGCTGATGCTGCTGAACCATTTAATACAGTTCCAGGTGCAGAATTTAACATTATCTCAGTAACACCAGTATTAAATGCTCCTTTTGCAGTAAATACTGAAACAGTTAGTGAAGAAGACAAACAAGCTCTAATCGATGCCTTTACATCTGATGAAATGGCAAATAATGATAAGGTATTTGTACCTGAAGATGCAACTGGATTATTCACGAAATCGGATAAAGAGCGCTTCTTAGAAGTAGAAGATGCTTGGTTTGATCCAATTAGAGAATTATCTAAATAA
- the phnC gene encoding phosphonate ABC transporter ATP-binding protein: MTTLLELKNVSKQYGKDTLALSDVNFSVNEGEFISIIGPSGAGKSTLLRCMNRMIDANRGEILFDNVNVLDLKKRDLRKLRTKIGMIFQHYNLVNRLSVIENVLHGRLGYKTVIGGALGFYSEEEKRQAISLLKILGLEDQMYKRCDQLSGGQKQRVGIARALIQDPKLLLCDEPIASLDPNASKVIMDHLKNISTTMGITVLVNLHQVDVALSYSDRVIGVSKGKVVYNGSPSDITNEEIHGIYGSEAGELIMDFGGKHVG; encoded by the coding sequence ATGACAACGTTATTAGAGTTAAAAAATGTATCAAAACAATATGGTAAAGATACATTAGCGTTATCAGATGTTAACTTCTCTGTTAATGAAGGAGAGTTTATTTCCATTATTGGTCCGTCTGGAGCAGGGAAGTCTACTCTCCTTCGCTGTATGAATCGTATGATTGATGCTAACAGAGGAGAAATATTATTTGATAATGTAAATGTTTTAGATTTGAAGAAAAGAGACCTTAGAAAGTTACGCACAAAAATAGGAATGATTTTTCAACACTATAATCTTGTTAACAGGCTAAGTGTTATTGAAAATGTTCTGCACGGAAGACTTGGTTACAAAACGGTTATTGGCGGGGCCTTAGGATTTTATAGTGAAGAAGAAAAAAGACAAGCTATATCCTTATTAAAGATATTAGGATTAGAAGATCAAATGTACAAACGATGTGATCAGTTAAGCGGTGGACAAAAACAGCGTGTAGGGATTGCACGAGCGTTAATACAAGATCCTAAATTGTTATTGTGTGATGAACCGATTGCTTCTTTGGATCCTAATGCATCTAAGGTTATTATGGATCACTTAAAAAATATTTCGACTACCATGGGGATTACTGTTCTCGTTAATTTGCATCAAGTTGATGTTGCTCTTTCTTATTCAGACAGAGTTATAGGGGTTAGCAAAGGAAAAGTTGTCTACAATGGATCCCCAAGTGACATCACAAATGAAGAAATACATGGCATTTACGGTTCTGAAGCAGGCGAACTTATCATGGATTTTGGAGGGAAACACGTTGGGTAA
- the tatC gene encoding twin-arginine translocase subunit TatC, which produces MENKELNLIGHLEELRKRIIIVLLAFIIFFVCAFVFVQDIYNWLIRDLNEKLAVLGPSDILWVYMMISGVFAIALTIPVAAFQLWKFIAPALTKDESKVTLFFIPGLFILFIVGICFGYLVLFPIVLGFLMNISAGQFETMFTADKYFKFMIHISLPFGFLFEMPLVVMFLTRLGILNPVRLAKARKASYFVLVVVSILITPPDFISDILVIVPLLLLYELSVSISKIVYKKRLARELELTV; this is translated from the coding sequence ATGGAAAACAAAGAACTTAATCTCATTGGACATTTAGAAGAACTTCGTAAACGAATTATCATAGTTTTGTTAGCATTCATTATCTTTTTTGTTTGTGCATTTGTTTTTGTCCAAGATATTTATAATTGGTTAATTAGAGATCTTAATGAGAAATTAGCTGTACTAGGACCAAGTGATATTTTATGGGTGTATATGATGATCTCTGGTGTTTTTGCAATAGCATTGACAATTCCTGTAGCTGCATTTCAGTTATGGAAATTTATAGCTCCTGCTCTGACAAAAGACGAGAGTAAAGTAACTTTATTCTTCATCCCAGGATTATTCATATTGTTTATTGTTGGAATCTGCTTTGGATACTTGGTATTGTTTCCAATTGTATTAGGATTTCTAATGAATATTTCTGCAGGGCAGTTTGAAACGATGTTTACAGCAGATAAATATTTTAAGTTCATGATTCACATTAGCTTACCTTTCGGCTTTCTATTTGAGATGCCGTTGGTAGTGATGTTTTTAACGAGACTAGGAATACTTAATCCAGTGAGGTTGGCAAAGGCGAGGAAAGCTTCCTATTTTGTACTCGTTGTGGTGTCAATCCTTATTACTCCTCCTGATTTTATCTCAGATATTCTAGTTATTGTTCCTTTACTTCTTCTTTACGAATTGAGCGTTTCTATTTCCAAGATTGTTTATAAGAAGAGACTCGCAAGGGAATTGGAATTGACAGTGTAA
- a CDS encoding twin-arginine translocase TatA/TatE family subunit — translation MLQNIGVPGLILILIIALVIFGPSKLPAIGRAFGNTLSEFKNATKGLVSDDENEERDEKKNTGLTAIETKQDKSVV, via the coding sequence ATGTTACAAAATATCGGTGTACCAGGCTTGATTTTAATTCTAATAATAGCACTTGTAATCTTTGGACCTTCTAAATTACCTGCGATCGGTCGAGCTTTCGGAAATACTTTATCAGAATTTAAGAATGCGACAAAAGGTTTAGTATCAGATGATGAAAATGAGGAAAGAGATGAAAAGAAAAACACTGGATTAACCGCTATAGAAACGAAACAGGATAAATCAGTAGTTTGA
- a CDS encoding flavin monoamine oxidase family protein: MENNQGKGMTRRDFLNQAGKVGGAVAVWGAMESLGLLGHSLASAKEFNAPKRSDLTMANKNGKKIIILGAGIAGMAAAYELGKAGYNCKILEARDRTGGRNWTVRQGTTETEINGVKQTSKFDKGQYMNAGPARIPQHHVTLDYCRELGVELEVFANSNEFSYYYQENAGPLSNQKIRKGTVKSDTRGYVSELLAKVADKTSLDSPLTKDDIEKLTAYLKREGDLSTDYTYKGSSRRGYKELPGGGHQPGTIDQPYSFSELLQSGMMNNISGDYSFQQQPMMFQPVGGMDQIPKALEKQLPGIITFGAEVQEIRQTANGVRIVYKTKADGKTKEITGDYCICTIPLPVLKNISADFTEPMKNAIRSINYAKTGKIGFQFKNRFWEQDDRILGGITTTNMDISQIWYPSYGYLSQKGVLIGYYNFGQNAVDYGDLSLSQRQARALNQGAKIHPQYSKEFENSFSVAWHKIKYNEGGWAEYSASDLKSYYPILNEPQGRVHLAGEHLSYLTGWMAGAFESARIVVSRIHEDVLKEGKVPSKVG; this comes from the coding sequence ATGGAAAATAACCAAGGTAAAGGCATGACAAGAAGAGATTTTCTTAACCAAGCTGGTAAAGTTGGTGGAGCAGTTGCAGTTTGGGGCGCAATGGAATCTTTAGGTTTATTGGGTCACTCGTTAGCAAGCGCAAAAGAATTCAACGCTCCTAAAAGAAGTGATTTAACTATGGCAAATAAAAATGGTAAAAAAATTATCATTTTAGGAGCAGGCATTGCCGGAATGGCAGCAGCTTATGAATTGGGTAAAGCTGGATACAACTGTAAAATACTTGAGGCAAGGGATCGTACTGGTGGCCGAAACTGGACAGTTAGACAAGGTACTACAGAAACGGAAATTAATGGTGTGAAACAAACATCTAAATTTGATAAAGGACAATACATGAATGCAGGCCCTGCCCGTATTCCACAACATCATGTAACACTAGATTATTGTAGAGAACTGGGAGTTGAACTTGAAGTATTTGCTAATTCAAATGAATTCTCGTACTACTATCAGGAAAATGCAGGTCCTCTATCCAATCAGAAAATACGTAAGGGTACTGTAAAGTCTGATACTCGAGGCTATGTTTCGGAATTATTAGCTAAAGTTGCAGATAAAACATCGTTAGATTCTCCTCTTACAAAAGATGATATTGAAAAATTAACAGCATATCTAAAAAGAGAAGGTGATTTATCTACAGATTATACATACAAAGGTTCTAGTCGCCGTGGATATAAGGAATTACCTGGTGGAGGTCATCAGCCTGGTACAATAGATCAACCTTATTCCTTTAGCGAGCTTCTTCAATCAGGGATGATGAATAATATTAGTGGAGATTATAGTTTTCAACAACAGCCTATGATGTTCCAACCAGTTGGAGGGATGGACCAAATTCCAAAGGCTCTTGAAAAGCAGTTACCTGGAATAATAACATTCGGAGCTGAAGTACAAGAAATTAGACAAACAGCAAATGGTGTTCGGATTGTTTACAAAACAAAAGCTGATGGAAAAACAAAGGAAATCACAGGTGATTATTGTATTTGTACAATCCCACTCCCTGTATTAAAAAATATTTCAGCTGATTTTACTGAACCAATGAAAAATGCAATTAGAAGTATTAATTATGCAAAGACTGGGAAAATTGGTTTTCAATTTAAAAATAGATTCTGGGAGCAGGATGATCGTATTCTTGGTGGCATTACTACAACGAATATGGATATTTCACAGATTTGGTACCCTTCATATGGCTATTTATCACAAAAAGGTGTATTAATTGGCTATTATAATTTTGGTCAAAATGCAGTAGATTATGGAGATCTATCCCTTTCACAGCGGCAGGCCCGTGCTTTAAATCAAGGAGCAAAGATACACCCTCAATATTCAAAAGAATTTGAAAATTCCTTCTCAGTAGCATGGCATAAAATTAAATACAATGAAGGTGGATGGGCAGAATACTCCGCATCTGATCTTAAAAGCTACTATCCAATTTTAAATGAGCCACAAGGTCGAGTTCATCTTGCTGGTGAACATCTCAGTTATTTAACTGGATGGATGGCAGGTGCATTTGAATCAGCAAGAATTGTAGTTAGCAGAATTCATGAAGACGTACTAAAAGAAGGTAAGGTTCCTTCTAAAGTAGGATAA
- a CDS encoding PhnE/PtxC family ABC transporter permease — MRVGEYSKVDHTESFQLNSLNKRIKIKRINKATITIRLTMIMLILLTIYGFLTFDYKNINLFDGILMTLTNLKVMFLEAHFVHFTFPEAIYQSLVTMGLALLTTLIGAFIALILALFAAQNLSTARVSNSIKGFVAFIRAVPTVLWVLIFAVAAGLGSVAAVIGMTFHSIGYLIKAYSESFEELDEGVIEALRGSGASWWQIVFQAVIPSSLTYLISWTFLRFEINFGVAIAMGAAAGAGGIGFDMFMASSFYLDLREVGTITYFILFFAVLLEIIATRIKSKLQIKL; from the coding sequence ATGAGAGTTGGTGAGTATAGTAAAGTTGATCATACTGAGAGCTTCCAGCTAAATTCGTTAAATAAACGGATAAAAATTAAACGAATCAATAAAGCTACTATCACTATTCGATTAACGATGATCATGCTGATTTTATTGACGATCTATGGTTTTCTAACCTTTGATTATAAGAATATCAATCTATTTGATGGTATTCTCATGACACTTACTAATCTTAAAGTGATGTTCTTAGAGGCTCATTTTGTCCATTTTACATTTCCAGAAGCCATATACCAATCTCTAGTTACAATGGGACTGGCGTTATTAACAACATTGATAGGAGCGTTCATAGCTCTGATTTTAGCATTATTTGCTGCACAAAACTTGTCAACAGCTAGAGTATCGAATAGTATTAAAGGCTTTGTTGCATTTATTAGAGCAGTTCCAACTGTTTTATGGGTACTGATCTTTGCTGTCGCGGCAGGATTAGGCAGTGTCGCAGCAGTTATCGGGATGACCTTCCATTCAATTGGATACTTAATAAAAGCTTACTCTGAATCATTTGAAGAGTTAGATGAAGGTGTGATCGAAGCGTTAAGAGGAAGCGGTGCAAGCTGGTGGCAAATTGTTTTTCAGGCTGTTATTCCGTCATCCTTAACATACCTGATCTCATGGACATTTTTACGATTTGAAATCAACTTTGGTGTGGCAATTGCAATGGGTGCTGCTGCAGGGGCTGGCGGTATTGGTTTCGATATGTTTATGGCAAGCAGCTTTTATCTTGATTTACGAGAAGTAGGAACAATTACGTACTTCATTTTATTCTTCGCTGTTCTATTAGAAATTATCGCTACAAGAATTAAATCCAAATTACAAATCAAACTATAA
- a CDS encoding ABC transporter permease subunit, with translation MGNFFVKKRVQSLLVISLLLLVSYGSILITEFDVIAGLNSIPNAITWGISNFYPTMESLEKLPSILEKLQETVLISIAAASVAAIFAIVFAIIGSKTTRMNGVLSTFSRGIATLFRNIDVAAWSMILLFSFGQSSLTGYFALFFVSFGFLTRAFMETIDEVGVGSVEALTSTGASYTSTIIHSVIPSCIPQIISWVLFMIETNIRSATLVGILTGTGIGFSFDLFYKSLNYNAASLVVLTIVVTILTIEFISNYVRRVIL, from the coding sequence TTGGGTAATTTTTTCGTTAAGAAAAGAGTACAGTCACTTCTTGTTATTTCCTTATTACTCCTTGTTTCATACGGTTCAATTCTGATTACCGAATTTGATGTTATAGCTGGTTTGAATTCGATTCCGAATGCAATTACATGGGGAATTTCTAATTTTTACCCAACGATGGAATCACTTGAGAAACTGCCAAGCATTTTAGAAAAACTTCAAGAAACGGTATTAATATCAATTGCTGCTGCTTCAGTAGCTGCTATTTTTGCCATTGTGTTTGCCATTATTGGATCAAAGACAACAAGAATGAATGGGGTTTTAAGTACATTTAGCAGAGGAATAGCTACTTTATTTCGAAATATTGATGTGGCAGCATGGTCAATGATTTTGTTATTTTCATTTGGACAAAGCTCATTAACTGGTTATTTCGCTTTATTCTTTGTTTCTTTTGGCTTTTTAACAAGAGCGTTTATGGAGACAATTGATGAAGTTGGAGTTGGATCTGTTGAGGCGCTTACGTCAACAGGTGCAAGCTATACGTCAACTATTATACATTCTGTCATCCCTTCCTGCATTCCCCAAATTATTAGCTGGGTATTATTTATGATTGAAACAAATATACGCAGTGCTACATTAGTAGGAATCCTCACGGGAACAGGCATCGGTTTTTCTTTCGACTTGTTTTATAAAAGCTTAAATTATAATGCAGCAAGTTTAGTTGTTTTGACAATTGTCGTAACCATCTTAACAATTGAATTCATTTCAAATTATGTAAGAAGGGTGATTTTATAA
- a CDS encoding alpha-D-ribose 1-methylphosphonate 5-phosphate C-P-lyase PhnJ, which yields MKMEVAHTYNYAFLDEGSKREIRRSVLKAVAIPGYQVPFASREMPIGRGWGTGGLQITLSLIGEKDTLKVIDQGHDDSVNAVSIKRLVETCSNVRATENSEEATIIQTRHRIPEIPLRQDQILVLQVPLPEPLRRVEAKEKDTKRLHAEMDYSSIWLRLYEDIVKWGKITIGADYPSMVNGRYIFNPSPIPRYDLLKLHQANGLFLFGAGREKKIYAIPPYTDVKPLEFDDYPFEVENFDGLTCQSCGSKDVFLDEIYDAETGKKRYQCSDTGYCQTKQNERGSFV from the coding sequence ATGAAAATGGAAGTTGCACATACGTACAATTATGCCTTTTTAGATGAAGGTTCAAAAAGAGAAATAAGACGATCTGTTTTGAAGGCTGTTGCAATCCCTGGTTATCAAGTTCCGTTTGCATCCAGAGAAATGCCGATTGGAAGAGGATGGGGGACAGGAGGGTTACAAATCACTCTTTCTTTAATAGGTGAAAAAGATACGTTAAAAGTAATTGACCAAGGTCATGATGACAGTGTCAATGCTGTTAGCATTAAGCGTTTAGTCGAGACATGTTCAAATGTAAGGGCAACTGAAAATTCAGAGGAAGCCACTATCATTCAAACAAGGCATAGGATTCCCGAAATTCCTTTAAGACAGGATCAAATTTTAGTATTACAAGTGCCGCTCCCTGAGCCTTTAAGAAGAGTGGAAGCAAAAGAAAAAGATACGAAAAGACTTCATGCCGAAATGGATTACAGCAGTATTTGGCTTCGATTATACGAGGACATCGTGAAATGGGGGAAAATCACGATTGGAGCCGACTATCCAAGCATGGTCAACGGAAGGTATATTTTTAACCCAAGCCCAATTCCACGCTATGACTTATTAAAATTACACCAAGCAAATGGATTGTTTTTATTTGGTGCAGGCAGAGAAAAGAAGATTTATGCCATCCCTCCGTACACAGATGTGAAGCCGTTGGAATTTGATGATTATCCATTCGAGGTAGAAAATTTTGATGGATTAACATGTCAATCTTGTGGAAGCAAAGATGTATTTCTAGATGAAATTTATGATGCTGAGACAGGAAAAAAACGATATCAGTGCTCTGATACTGGATACTGTCAAACGAAACAAAATGAAAGAGGGTCTTTCGTATGA
- the phnH gene encoding phosphonate C-P lyase system protein PhnH gives MQKANLETFDMVHGTQQIFRKLLDCMSRPGKIQSISEEIAPINELEGFASVLQGIAFTLIDREVNFYVLSNHAETITRSLEWKTYSKRSSIQDADYIFITNPEVVENITEMMQQVKKGTLLDPHDSATVVLCVKEVTKIPAATGKLMMSGPGIASEQTVYIDGLQAKWIEERNKATKEFPLGIDIILTTRDGDMMAIPRTTLLESEEL, from the coding sequence ATGCAAAAAGCTAATCTTGAGACATTTGATATGGTCCATGGTACACAACAAATTTTCCGAAAATTATTAGATTGCATGTCAAGACCTGGGAAAATCCAATCTATCTCTGAAGAAATTGCTCCCATAAACGAATTGGAAGGATTTGCGAGTGTCCTTCAAGGTATTGCTTTTACATTAATCGATCGTGAAGTTAACTTTTATGTTCTTTCAAACCATGCTGAAACGATCACACGATCCTTAGAGTGGAAAACGTATAGTAAAAGAAGTTCCATACAAGATGCTGATTATATCTTTATTACAAATCCTGAAGTAGTTGAAAACATAACTGAAATGATGCAGCAAGTAAAAAAAGGTACACTTTTGGATCCACATGATAGTGCAACAGTTGTTCTATGTGTAAAAGAAGTAACAAAAATACCTGCTGCCACAGGAAAACTAATGATGAGTGGACCAGGAATTGCCTCAGAGCAAACAGTCTACATTGACGGATTACAAGCTAAATGGATTGAGGAACGTAATAAAGCTACAAAGGAGTTCCCATTAGGAATCGACATCATTTTAACAACAAGAGATGGGGACATGATGGCAATACCTAGAACTACTTTACTAGAAAGTGAGGAATTGTAG
- the phnG gene encoding phosphonate C-P lyase system protein PhnG, giving the protein MKKSRLTKILVEGRHEFLTKWTEAIEKITNVNIVRAPSTGLVMLKTRDSVSKQPFYMGEVLVTECSVSIDHHAGFGIIMGENPERSYQIAVVDAALNAQLPIISKLLTELEMEEKYIQQRIYEEAARAATTKVQFDTMEDYNAKS; this is encoded by the coding sequence ATGAAAAAATCAAGGTTGACGAAAATCCTCGTAGAAGGAAGACATGAGTTTCTTACAAAATGGACGGAAGCTATTGAAAAAATAACAAATGTAAATATTGTCCGTGCACCTTCAACTGGATTAGTCATGCTTAAAACAAGAGATTCAGTTTCAAAACAACCGTTTTATATGGGAGAAGTCCTTGTAACGGAGTGTTCGGTTTCGATTGATCATCATGCTGGATTCGGCATTATTATGGGTGAGAATCCAGAGCGTTCCTATCAAATCGCAGTCGTGGATGCTGCTTTAAATGCGCAACTACCAATCATAAGCAAATTGCTAACTGAATTGGAAATGGAAGAGAAATATATCCAGCAAAGAATATATGAAGAAGCAGCAAGGGCTGCAACAACGAAAGTCCAATTTGATACGATGGAGGATTACAATGCAAAAAGCTAA
- a CDS encoding RidA family protein yields the protein MKKTIKSIIATTVIGTSLIVGFSFASAGSEKDALKSKEVTFFGSPTSAISSSVNVPHNFNRLSFSGTVPPLLNKDGKTTYERYGDTETQAIGILKKFETDLEAKGLSLNDVTYLRVYVAPDPNKGNKPDYQGWFDAYAQFFNTKENPVKTARSTVGVESLVSPDFLIEIEAEVAYKNTNK from the coding sequence ATGAAAAAGACAATTAAATCAATCATTGCCACTACAGTCATTGGGACAAGTTTAATTGTAGGATTCTCTTTTGCCTCAGCAGGTAGTGAAAAAGACGCATTGAAATCCAAGGAAGTAACCTTCTTTGGATCTCCAACTTCTGCAATTTCTAGTTCAGTTAATGTACCACACAATTTTAATCGGTTATCGTTTAGCGGAACTGTCCCACCTCTTCTAAATAAAGATGGAAAAACTACATACGAAAGATATGGTGATACAGAAACTCAAGCAATCGGAATCTTAAAGAAATTTGAAACAGATTTAGAAGCTAAAGGACTTTCCCTTAATGATGTAACATATCTGCGAGTATATGTTGCTCCAGATCCAAACAAAGGAAATAAACCAGATTATCAAGGATGGTTTGATGCTTATGCCCAATTCTTTAATACAAAAGAAAACCCAGTGAAAACTGCTCGATCTACTGTAGGTGTGGAAAGTTTAGTTAGTCCCGATTTTCTCATTGAGATTGAAGCAGAAGTAGCTTATAAAAATACAAACAAGTAA
- a CDS encoding carbon-phosphorus lyase complex subunit PhnI: MGYVAVTGGQKAIEHANDLTKYYRLKNADGVLNIKEIEAQFRLLIDRVMGEGGLYAPEYAALALKQAEGDPAEAAFLLRAYRSTLPRNHYSLTVEPSEMRVLRKISSSFKDIPGGQILGPTYDYTHRLLNFDLKNEETDVIKEFLADFELSSKVDGEDITTYGKVTDLLQQEGLVGNHSCEEVEPFDVTRDKLIFPASRSARLQILSRGETGAMTSFAYSSMRGYGVVHPTIGELRVGYTDVYIPYPYGEEDDSIYIGEIMVTEVETINSFAQNEQGNVEFLLGYGLTFGQNEVKAIAMAILERSLETEGTSPTQDEEFVLLHIDSVEAHGFVSHLKLPHYITFQSKLDRIREAKNTKQNNKTIEQAVTFNPF; the protein is encoded by the coding sequence ATGGGTTATGTAGCTGTGACTGGTGGTCAAAAAGCAATTGAACATGCAAATGATCTCACCAAATACTATCGCTTAAAAAATGCTGATGGAGTACTAAATATTAAAGAAATTGAAGCACAGTTTCGACTTTTAATTGATCGTGTTATGGGGGAAGGCGGTCTTTATGCCCCTGAATATGCTGCATTAGCTTTAAAACAAGCCGAAGGGGATCCGGCAGAAGCAGCTTTTCTATTAAGAGCATATCGTTCAACATTACCAAGAAATCATTACTCTCTGACTGTTGAACCAAGTGAAATGAGAGTTTTACGAAAAATTTCCTCATCTTTTAAAGATATTCCTGGAGGTCAAATACTTGGTCCAACATATGACTATACTCATAGATTATTAAACTTTGATTTAAAAAACGAAGAAACGGACGTCATTAAGGAATTTTTAGCGGATTTTGAACTATCTTCTAAGGTTGACGGAGAGGATATCACGACATATGGGAAAGTAACAGATTTGCTGCAGCAAGAAGGATTAGTAGGCAACCACAGCTGCGAAGAAGTGGAGCCATTTGATGTAACGAGAGACAAGCTTATTTTTCCTGCCTCACGCTCTGCGAGACTGCAAATTCTTTCAAGGGGCGAAACAGGTGCCATGACATCATTTGCTTATAGCAGTATGAGAGGATATGGAGTTGTTCACCCAACAATTGGAGAATTAAGAGTTGGTTATACCGATGTTTACATACCTTATCCATATGGTGAAGAAGATGATTCGATTTACATTGGCGAAATCATGGTAACGGAAGTAGAAACGATTAATTCGTTTGCTCAAAATGAACAAGGGAATGTCGAATTTTTACTTGGCTATGGCTTAACATTCGGGCAAAACGAGGTAAAGGCGATTGCCATGGCGATTCTTGAAAGAAGTTTGGAGACAGAAGGAACTTCACCAACACAAGACGAGGAATTTGTGTTGTTGCATATTGATAGCGTTGAAGCTCACGGGTTTGTTTCACACTTAAAACTGCCGCACTATATTACATTCCAATCTAAGCTGGACCGGATTAGAGAAGCAAAAAATACAAAACAAAATAACAAAACAATAGAACAGGCTGTAACTTTTAATCCATTTTAA